The Myxococcaceae bacterium JPH2 nucleotide sequence CCGAGGAGGACTGGGTGTGAATCAACGCGAGGAGGGCAATGAAGGGGGCGGCGCCAGTCATTGACCTGCACTCTACCCGCCCCTCTGGAGCAACGAAGAAGCTGAACGCATCCTTCGTGTGGGAGGCCGCGCCACACCCTGCTCGCAACCAGGCAAGCAGGCTCGCCTCCGCGCTTCACCCCACGAACACGATGTGCTTGCCGGTGGCGACGGTCATGTCACGGGACGACACCACCTGCGCCACCTTGCGCGCCTCGTCGCCAACGGTGTCGAAGGCCGCCGCGATGAGGTCCCCCAACGTCACCTGCACCCGCCGCGCTCGCCGCCCCGCCCCTGTCATCGCCCGCGCCGTCCCCAGCTTCACCTGCCGGGCCTTCCGACGAATGACCTGACCACCCTGCTGAGCCTTCGCCATGCTCGCTTCTCCCTGGGTTGAGGATTGCCGCCCTGCGGCCCAGGCATCGAGCAACGCCCGTGCCGGTAGCCAACCCCGCGTGCTCGCAGGGAGTGGCGTGGACCGACCCGCCCAGGGCCGTCGGAGGACTGGCATTTCTTCAGGGCCTCCAGGCGCAAGCGCCGTCACGTCCCCGACAGGGAGGCGACGCCTCGGGCATGGAAGTGAGACGCGAACGACACGTCCCGGGGCGCGCGCGCCAACAGCGGCGAGGCGCGGGCCGCGAGCGGGACGTGGACTACTTGGGCGGCGGGGACAGGACGAGGATGAGCTCGCCGCCCACGTGCCGACCAGCCTTCTGGTACACCGAGCCCTGACGGCCCAGCTCCACGTCCAGCGATGACTGCCGCGGGATGTCCACGCGCACCGTGGCGATGCCGCCCTTCATGGCCAACAGCTTCAGCGAGGCGTTCACCCCGTTGGGGAGCTTCACCTCGGTGGCCTTGTCGGTGCCCACCTCCAGCACCTCCTGAGACAGGCGCTTGAAGGAGGTGAAGCTGAAGTTCTGCTTCTGGAACGTCTCCTTCATCTTGCTCAGCTCGGCGGGCTCCACCGCGGTGCCCTTGTTGGAGGCCAGCACCACCTCCACCTGCACCTTCACCTTGTCGTCCTGAGCGCGAGCCGCGCCGGGCGCGAGCACCAGCACCAGCGCGCCCAGCAGGGCCAGGCCCGCCACCAAGTGCATTCTCATAGTGCTCCTCCCGTGGGACGCGGCGTCCCGGGGCCCGCGGGCTTCGCCTGCGTCGTACCCGGAGCCTGGGTGTCCGGCTCCATGCCCAGCTCCTCGGTGTCCGCTTCGTCGCGCGGCTGCCGGGCGCCCGCGCCGTTCGCGTCGGGGGCCTCCTGCTCGTCCACCATCCAGATGATGGAGCCGCCGTTGTCCGTCTCCATCACCACCGGCGCGACGTGGGCCCCCGCGTAGGGCTGGATGGCCTTCACCGTCATGCGCTCGCCGGCGTAACCCACCGGGGCGCGCTGCGAGAGCAGGAGGGGCAGGCCCACCAGCACCAGCACGGCCGCG carries:
- a CDS encoding zf-HC2 domain-containing protein; translated protein: MAGNPACERFIPLLSPYIDGELPAAERVTVERHLTACRDCTGRAADLRAESGLLRVGLDLAVDDVDFKDFAQKVMARVTPEKPPLLERLKLALSEMFLYQRTAMLSSLATAAVLVLVGLPLLLSQRAPVGYAGERMTVKAIQPYAGAHVAPVVMETDNGGSIIWMVDEQEAPDANGAGARQPRDEADTEELGMEPDTQAPGTTQAKPAGPGTPRPTGGAL
- a CDS encoding chaperonin, whose protein sequence is MAKAQQGGQVIRRKARQVKLGTARAMTGAGRRARRVQVTLGDLIAAAFDTVGDEARKVAQVVSSRDMTVATGKHIVFVG